One window from the genome of bacterium encodes:
- a CDS encoding YbhB/YbcL family Raf kinase inhibitor-like protein, translated as MNWKAIAIIVSLLCVACSARQTGTFTLRSSVVAEGDTLPIEYTGFGAGATLPLEWSGAPTATASYALIMHHVASPTDIHWYWVLYNIPPDVESLPKNVTGVGKLGNNSVNGRMEFTPPHSKGPGPKTYTLTLYALSQKPAITVADSLVNRAVMLDAIKDITLDSAMLHVVYSRPDSPQAASSPTSPGRTCRTQYR; from the coding sequence ATGAACTGGAAGGCCATCGCAATCATCGTGAGCCTGCTCTGCGTGGCTTGCTCGGCCAGGCAGACTGGGACCTTCACGCTCCGTAGCAGCGTGGTCGCCGAGGGCGACACGCTGCCGATTGAATACACCGGCTTCGGCGCGGGCGCGACCCTCCCGCTCGAGTGGAGCGGCGCTCCGACCGCGACCGCAAGCTACGCCCTGATAATGCACCACGTGGCCTCGCCGACCGACATCCACTGGTACTGGGTCCTGTACAACATCCCGCCCGACGTCGAGAGCCTGCCCAAGAACGTGACCGGCGTCGGCAAGCTGGGAAACAACAGCGTCAACGGCCGGATGGAATTCACGCCGCCCCATTCCAAGGGCCCCGGACCCAAGACCTACACCCTCACGCTTTACGCCCTGTCGCAGAAGCCGGCCATCACGGTCGCGGATTCGCTGGTGAACCGGGCCGTGATGCTCGACGCCATCAAAGACATCACGCTCGACAGCGCGATGCTCCACGTGGTCTATTCGCGGCCCGACTCGCCTCAAGCCGCAAGTTCCCCGACTTCGCCGGGTCGAACCTGTAGAACGCAGTATCGTTGA